GCTGCCGGTGCTGCGCCGGGAGGACCGCCCGCTGGCGCTCGCGGTGTACGCGGTCCCGGCCGGGCCGGCCCTGCTCCTGTTCTTCGCCCTGGTGGGCAGCCCGTGGCCGCTGGTGGCCGCGATCGCCGTCGCGGTGCCGGCCACCATGGTCGCCGGCACCCGAGCGGGCGTCTCCTAGCGCCGCACCCGCCGACCGGGGCGGCACCGTCGGCGGGCTGGTCAGGGTGCCGGTCTGTCAGGGGCGGCGGTTCCAGGTCCAGGCGTAGCCTGGGTCCTCGCACTCCACGGCCGCGTCGCAGAGGTCGAGCGGGCGGAAGGTGTCGACCATGACGGCCAACTCGTCGAAGAAGTCGACGCCGATGGACCGCTCGGCCGCGCCCGGCTGTGGGCCGTGGGTGAAACCGGACGGGTGCAGCGAGATCGAGCCCTGCTCGATGCCGGAGCCGCGCCGGGCCTCGTAGTTGCCGCCGGTGTAGAAGAGCATCTCGTCGGAGTCGACGTTGTGGTGGTGGTACGGCACCGGGATGGCGTCCGGGTGGTAGTCGACCTTGCGGGGCACGAACGAGCAGATCACGAAGTTCGGCCCGGCGAAGGTCTGGTGCACCGGCGGCGGCTGGTGGAGGCGGCCGGTGATCGGCTCGAAGTCGTGGATGGAGAACGCCCACGGGTACTGGTGCCCGTCCCAGCCGACCACGTCGAACGGGTGGTGGGCGTAGACGTGCCGGGTCCAGGCGGTGCCGGTGGCCGTCCGGGCCCGGTGGCGGACCAGCACCTCGACCTCGGTGCCGTCGACCAGCAGGGGCGCGTCCGGCCCCCGGACGTCCCGCTCGCAGTACGGCGAGTGTTCCAGGAACTGGCCGCGCGCCGAGAGGTAGCGCTTGGGCGGGCCGATGTGCCCGGTGGCCTCGATGGTCAGCAGCCGGACCGGGGTGTCGCCGGTGGGGACCAGCCGGTGGACCGTCGAGGTGGGGATCACCGCGTAGTCGCCGGCGACCAGGTCGAGCGCGCCGAAGCTGGACTCCAGCCGCAGCGTGCCCGCCTCGACGTAGAGGCACTCGTCGCCGGTGGCGTTGCGGTAGAGCGGGGACGGCCGGTCGGCCAGCGCGTACCCGATCCGGACGTCGTCGTTGGCGAGCAGGTGACGCCGGCCGAGCACCGGGTCGGCCCCCGCGCCGTCGAGCTTGTGGGTGCGCAGGTGGCGCGGCTTGAGCGGAAGGTTCGGCAGCCGGGTGTACCCGGGTGGGGTGAACTCCTCGGCGGCGACGATCGCGGTCGGCGGGTACCGGTGGTAGAGCAGGGACGAGTCGGCGGAGAAGCCCTCCTGGCCCATCAGCTCCTCGGTGTAGAGGCTGCCGTCGGGCTGGCGGAACTGGGTGTGCCGCTTGCGGGGCACCTCGCCGACGCTGCGGTAGTACGGCATGTCGCCTCCCGTATTGTCCCGATATCCGGCCGGCGGCGTCCGGTAACCGGACGGCACTGTCCGTTCCTTGACAGCGTCCCGTAGATTCTTGTCTCGTGTCAACGCAGGTCCCCCGCCTCCTCGCCGGACTCGTCGACGACGCCGCCGTCTTCCCACCCGGTAGCGCGTCGCTGCCCGACGCGGTCGCCGCGCACCACGAACACCGCGTCTCCTGGTACGCCGACCTGGTGGGCCCGCTGCTGGTGCCCGCCTCCGCCGTCGCCGCCGGCGAGCTGGACGGCCTGGCCGGGGGCGTCGTGACCGGGCTGATCGGGGACACCGGCCTCGACCGGCTGCCCACCGCGCTGGCCCGCCTCGACGCCGCCGGCACCACCGTCCGGCAGGTCGAGGTGGCGGTCGCCCGCCGCGGCGAGGACCCCCGGCCCGGCCTGACCGCGCTGCACGACCTGGTCACCCGGCGCGACGACCTCGACTGGTACGCCGAACTGCCGCTCACCTTCGGGTTGACCAGCGCACTGGACACCCTCGCCGAGGCCCGCGCCACCGGCCTGCCGGTCGCCGCGAAGTTCCGCACCGGCGGGTTGGCCGCCGAACTCTTCCCCACCCCGGTCGAGCTGGCCGCGGTGATCTGCGCCTGCCGGGACCGGGGCCTGCCGTTCAAGCTGACCGCCGGGCTGCACCACGCGGTGCGCCACCTCGACCCGGAGACCGGCTTCACCCACCATGGCTTCGGTAACGTGCTGGCCGCCACCCTCGCCGCCGTCGACGGGGCCGAGGTGGACGAGGTGGCCGTCCTGCTCGCCGCCACCGACGCGGCACGGCTGGTCGAGCCGGTCCGGGCGGCCGGCGACGCCGACCGGCGGCTGTGGGGCGGGTTCGGCTCGTGCAGCGTCCGGGAACCACTGACCGATCTGATCCGGCTGGGGCTGGTGAACGGGGGATTCGACCGATGAGCTGGGTACCGGGCGTGGACGGGTCGCCGTACGGGGTGACCAACCTGCCGTACGGGGTGTTCCGGCACGACGGGCGACCGCCCCGGATCGGGGTACGCGTCGCCGATCTGGTGTTCGACCTGGCCGGCGCGGAGGCGGCGGGGCTGGTGCTCGCCGCCGGGGCGTTCGGCCGGTCCTCCCTCAACGACTTCATGGCGCTGGGCCGCCCGCAGTGGACCGCGGTCCGGCAGCGCCTCGTCGAGCTGCTCACCGACCCGGCACACCGGCCCGCCGTCGCGCCGCTGCTGGTGCCGCTGGCCGAGGTCGAGCTGCTGCTGCCGTTCGCGGTGGCCGACTACGTCGACTTCTACTCCTCGGAACACCACGCCGGCAACGTCGGGCAGATCTTCCGTCCCGGTCAGCCACCGCTGCTGCCGAACTGGCGGCACCTGCCGATCGGCTACCACGGCCGGGCCGGCACGGTGGTCGTCTCCGGCACCCCGATCGTCCGCCCGACCGGGCAGCGCCCCTCCGGCCAGGGTCCGACCGTCGGCCCGTCGGCACGCCTCGACATCGAGGCCGAGGTGGGCTTCGTGGTGGGGGTGCCGAGCACGCTGGGTGACCGGGTGTCCACCGCCGACTTCACCGACCACGTCTTCGGGGTGGTGCTGGTCAACGACTGGTCGGCCCGGGACATCCAGGCCTGGGAGTACCAGCCGCTCGGGCCGTTCCTCGGCAAGTCCTTCGCCACCTCCGTCTCCGCCTGGGTGACCCCGCTGGACGCCCTGGCCGACGCGTTCGTGCCGGCCCCGACGCAGGAGCCGCCGGTGCAGGACTACCTGCGACAGACCCCGCACCTGGGGC
Above is a window of Micromonospora rifamycinica DNA encoding:
- the fahA gene encoding fumarylacetoacetase gives rise to the protein MSWVPGVDGSPYGVTNLPYGVFRHDGRPPRIGVRVADLVFDLAGAEAAGLVLAAGAFGRSSLNDFMALGRPQWTAVRQRLVELLTDPAHRPAVAPLLVPLAEVELLLPFAVADYVDFYSSEHHAGNVGQIFRPGQPPLLPNWRHLPIGYHGRAGTVVVSGTPIVRPTGQRPSGQGPTVGPSARLDIEAEVGFVVGVPSTLGDRVSTADFTDHVFGVVLVNDWSARDIQAWEYQPLGPFLGKSFATSVSAWVTPLDALADAFVPAPTQEPPVQDYLRQTPHLGLDLRLAVEWNGERVTEPPFAGMYWTPAQQLAHLTVNGASLRTGDLYASGTVSGPERGQVGSFLELTWGGAEPVTVGGEARTFLADGDTVTLRATAPGPDGTTVALGEVTGRILPAR
- a CDS encoding homogentisate 1,2-dioxygenase, which encodes MPYYRSVGEVPRKRHTQFRQPDGSLYTEELMGQEGFSADSSLLYHRYPPTAIVAAEEFTPPGYTRLPNLPLKPRHLRTHKLDGAGADPVLGRRHLLANDDVRIGYALADRPSPLYRNATGDECLYVEAGTLRLESSFGALDLVAGDYAVIPTSTVHRLVPTGDTPVRLLTIEATGHIGPPKRYLSARGQFLEHSPYCERDVRGPDAPLLVDGTEVEVLVRHRARTATGTAWTRHVYAHHPFDVVGWDGHQYPWAFSIHDFEPITGRLHQPPPVHQTFAGPNFVICSFVPRKVDYHPDAIPVPYHHHNVDSDEMLFYTGGNYEARRGSGIEQGSISLHPSGFTHGPQPGAAERSIGVDFFDELAVMVDTFRPLDLCDAAVECEDPGYAWTWNRRP